The following is a genomic window from Candidatus Effluviviaceae Genus I sp..
CTCCCTCCGCGCCGCAAAACCGCTGGACCTAGTCGCCGAGCATCTCGAGAGCGGCCTTGAGCTCCTCGTCGGCCAGGTTGACGTACCCGGCCTCGGGCACGAACCGCTGCCCCTCGGTGAGGGCCCAGCGAAGGAACTCGCGCACGACGGGGC
Proteins encoded in this region:
- a CDS encoding phosphate ABC transporter substrate-binding protein — protein: PVVREFLRWALTEGQRFVPEAGYVNLADEELKAALEMLGD